The Anolis carolinensis isolate JA03-04 chromosome 2, rAnoCar3.1.pri, whole genome shotgun sequence genome has a window encoding:
- the apc gene encoding adenomatous polyposis coli protein isoform X2 produces the protein MASSGQIDLLERLKELNLDSNNFPGVKLRPKISMRSYGSREGSVSSRSGDCSPVPMGSYPRRGFMNGSRESTGYLEELEKERSLLLAELEKEEKEKDWYYAQLQNLTKRIDSLPLTENFSLQTDMTRRQLEYEARQIRAAMEEQLGTCQDMEKRAQVRVSRIQQIEKDILRIRQLLQSQVAETERAPPSKHDAGLHESERQNEGQGAAEISVATAGSSQSSTARMDHETSSVMSSNSSYSVPRRLTSHLGTKVEMVYSLLSMLGTHDKDDMSRTLLAMSSSQDSCIAMRQSGCLPLLIQLLHGNDKDSVLLGNSRGSKEARARASAALHNIIHSQPDDKRGRREIRVLHLLEQIRAYCETCWEWQEAHDQGMDQDKNPMPAPVDHQICPAVCVLMKLSFDEEHRHAMNELGGLQAIAELLQVDCEMYGLTNDHYSVTLRRYAGMALTNLTFGDVANKATLCSMKGCMRALVAQLKSESEDLQQVIASVLRNLSWRADVNSKKTLREVGSVKALMECALEVKKESTLKSVLSALWNLSAHCTENKADICAVDGALAFLVGTLTYRSQTNTLAIIESGGGILRNVSSLIATNEDHRQILRENSCLQTLLHHLKSHSLTIVSNACGTLWNLSARNAKDQEALWDMGAVSMLKNLIHSKHKMIAMGSAAALRNLMANRPAKYKDANIMSPGSSLPSLHVRKQKALEAELDAQHLSETFDNIDNLSPKTSHRNKQRHKQNLYSEYVLDGSRHDDGVCRSENFNTNNVLSPYLNTTVLPGSSSSSRSNAESSRSEKDRSLDRERSIGLSSYHSATENSGNASKRIGMQISTAAAQISKVMEEVTNMHIPPEERNNGSVTEMHCLSEDRSALRRTSAAHSHTSAYNFPKSENRTCPVPYAKVEYKRASNDSLNSVSSSDGYGKRGQMKPIESYSEDEESKFCSYGQYPADLAHKIHSANHMDDNDGELDTPINYSLKYSDEQLNSGRQSPSQNERWARPKHIIEEEIKQSEQRQSRSQSGAYPVYTEGGDNKHLSYPSAFGQPECVSPFRSRDSSTSEQNRTGCSHGINQKVNQSLRQVDDYEDDKPTNYSERYSEEEEHEEEDHPTNYSIKYNEEEDHVDQPIDYSLKYSTDVPSSTQKPSFSFSKSPSVQSSKTDHISSSSGNTSTSAGSKRHHQLHPNSAQGRTGHAQKPTSSKAPSINQETIQTYCVEDTPICFSRCSSLSSLSSAEDETGRDQATRVADTDSSLKIGRIKENSGNLSAAGTVIETSSATQHIRTKSNRLQASSLSPSDSARHKTVEFSSGAKSPSKSGAQTPKSPPEHYVQETPLMFSRCTSVSSLDSFESRSIASSVQSEPCSGMVSGIISPSDLPDSPGQTMPPSRSKTPPPPPVTQVKRDAAKPKVSSTEKRESGPRQAAVNTAVQRVQVLQDADTLLHFATESTPDGFSCSSSLSALSLDEPFIQKDVELRIMPPVHENDHGNEAELEQSNDTKDKQEKNIEKPTETEKDILDDSDEDDIEILEECIISAMPTKSSRKAKKPTQTTASKIPPPVARKPSQLPVYKLLPSQNRLHSQKHVSFTPGDDMPRVYCVEGTPINFSTATSLSDLTIESPPNELTGAETSGTGVESAEFEKRDTIPTEGRDTDDAYRGKNSTGTTVGLDDDKAEEGDDILAECINSAMPKGKSHKPFRVKKIMDQIQQASPPSSVSNKNQLEVEKKKPTSPVKPMPQSNEYRARLRKNTEPKNNFNSERTYTDNKDTKKQNLKNNSRDFNDKPPNNEERTRGSFAFDSPHHYTPIEGTPYCFSRNDSLSSLDFDDDVDLSREKAELRKGKESEIKSNSNTEQISNHQSTSRIQTCQKHSPAVRNQPKSLIQKQTSFSQSSKDIVDRIAATDEKMQNFAIENTPVCFSRNSSLSSLSDIDQENNNNKESEPVEQMEPSDAQIESNRPQVSGYAPKSFHVEDTPVCFSRNSSLSSLSIDSEDDLLQECISSAMPKKKKPSRAKGDSEKNSGRNMGGILAEDLTLDLKDIQRPDSEHGFSPDSENFDWKAIQEGANSIVSSLHQAAAAASLSRQASSDSDSILSLKSGISLGSPFHLTPDQEDKPFTSNKGPRIIKPGEKSTLETKKVEPENKGIKGGKKMYKSLITGKARSNSELTSHLKQPLQTNMPSISRGRTMIHIPGVRNSSSSTSPVSKKGPQLKSMASKCPNETQSSTSSPRVSKPSMKSEPSPISRQPSQPGGSSKGTSRSGSRDSTPSRPQQQPLTRPLQSPGRNSISPGRNGISPPNKLSQLPRTSSPSTASTKSSGSGRMAYTSPGRQLSQQSIAKQTGLPKSTSGIPRSESASKGLNQMSGISGSSKKSDVSRMSSAKSSGSESDRSERPALVRQSTFIKETPSPTLRRKLEESASFESLSPSRPDSPTQSQTQTPILSPSLPDMSLSTHSAIQTSGWRKLPPSLSPSLEYSDGRPTKRHDITRSHSESPSRLPINRSGTWKREHSKHSSSLPRVSTWRRTGSSSSILSASSESSEKAKSEDEKQYVSSFSGLKQAKETQAPTKGTWRKIKENEIPQIMTSPPQNSSSGAANGADSKTLIYQMAPAVSKTEDVWVRIEDCPINNPRSGKSPTGKTPPVIDSVLEKGNVNSKDSKDLHGKQNAAGNGNVPVRTMGLERLNSFIQVDSPDKQGTETKPVLTNPVPPPETTESTVTERTPFSSSNSSKHSSPSGAVAARVTPFNYNPSPRKSSVDNSSVRPSQIPTPVNTSTKKRDSKTENADSNGAQSPKRHSGSYLVTSV, from the exons GTGAGGGTGAGCAGAATTCAACAAATTGAGAAAGACATTCTGCGTATAAGACAGCTCCTGCAATCCCAGGTTGCTGAAACAGAG AGAGCACCTCCGAGCAAGCATGATGCAGGCTTGCATGAATCTGAGAGGCAAAATGAAGGTCAAGGAGCAGCAGAAATCAGCGTGGCAACGGCTGGCAGTAGCCAG AGTTCAACAGCTCGGATGGACCATGAGACATCCAGTGTTATGAGTTCTAACAGTAGTTACTCTGTTCCTCGGAGACTGACAAGCCACCTGGGAACCAAG GTTGAAATGGTGTATTCATTATTATCAATGCTGGGTACTCATGATAAAGATGACATGTCAAGAACTTTGCTGGCCATGTCTAGCTCCCAAGACAGCTGTATAGCTATGCGCCAGTCGGGATGTCTTCCCCTCCTCATCCAACTTCTACATGGCAATGATAAAGACTCAGTGCTGTTGGGAAACTCCCGGGGCAGTAAGGAAGCCCGGGCCAGAGCCAGTGCAGCACTCCATAACATCATTCACTCCCAGCCTGACGATAAGCGAGGCCGGCGTGAAATTCGTGTCCTCCATCTTTTAGAACAAATCCGAGCTTACTGTGAAACGTGTTGGGAATGGCAGGAAGCACACGATCAAGGGATGGATCAAGACAAAAATCCAA TGCCAGCTCCAGTGGACCATCAGATCTGTCCTGCAGTATGCGTTCTGATGAAGCTTTCATTTGATGAAGAGCACAGGCATGCAATGAATGAACTTG GGGGGCTGCAGGCCATTGCAGAATTGCTTCAGGTGGATTGTGAAATGTATGGGCTTACAAATGATCACTATAGTGTCACATTAAGACGATATGCTGGAATGGCCCTAACAAATTTAACCTTTGGAGATGTAGCTAATAAG GCGACATTGTGTTCGATGAAGGGTTGCATGAGGGCTCTTGTAGCCCAATTAAAATCTGAAAGTGAGGATCTGCAACAG gTCATTGCAAGTGTTTTGAGAAACTTATCTTGGAGAGCAGATGTGAACAGTAAGAAGACATTACGTGAAGTTGGAAGTGTGAAAGCCTTGATGGAGTGTGCTTTGGAAGTTAAAAAG GAATCAACTCTAAAAAGTGTACTGAGTGCCTTATGGAATTTGTCAGCACATTGCACTGAGAATAAAGCTGATATCTGTGCTGTGGATGGTGCTCTTGCCTTTTTAGTTGGCACGCTCACTTACCGGAGTCAAACAAATACTTTAGCCATCATTGAAAGTGGAGGAGGAATATTGCGTAATGTCTCTAGCTTGATTGCCACAAATGAGGACCACAG GCAAATTCTAAGAGAGAACAGTTGTTTGCAAACCCTGCTGCATCACTTGAAGTCTCACAGTTTGACTATAGTCAGCAATGCATGTGGAACACTGTGGAACCTCTCTGCACGCAATGCAAAGGACCAGGAAGCATTGTGGGACATGGGAGCAGTGAGCATGCTTAAAAACCTTATCCATTCAAAGCACAAGATGATAGCCATGGGCAGTGCTGCAGCTCTAAGAAACCTAATGGCAAACAGACCTGCAAAATACAAAGACGCTAATATAATGTCCCCAGGCTCAAGCTTACCATCGCTTCATGTCAGAAAGCAAAAAGCACTTGAAGCAGAGTTAGATGCTCAACATTTATCCGAGACTTTTGACAACATTGACAACTTAAGTCCCAAAACATCGCATCGCAATAAGCAAAGACATAAACAGAATCTGTACAGTGAATATGTCTTGGATGGTAGTAGACATGATGACGGAGTTTGCAGATCAGAAAATTTTAATACTAATAATGTTCTTTCACCATATTTAAACACAACAGTGTTGCCTGGCTCTTCCTCCTCAAGCAGAAGCAATGCAGAGAGTTCTCGGTCTGAAAAGGACAGGAGTTTGGATCGAGAGCGTTCTATTGGATTAAGTAGCTATCATTCAGCAACCGAAAATTCTGGGAATGCTTCTAAACGAATAGGAATGCAGATCTCTACTGCTGCAGCTCAGATTTCCAAAGTAATGGAAGAAGTGACAAACATGCATATTCCACCAGAAGAGAGAAACAATGGATCTGTAACTGAAATGCACTGCTTGTCAGAAGACAGGAGTGCTTTAAGAAGGACGTCTGCTGCCCATTCTCACACCAGTGCTTACAACTTTCCAAAATCTGAGAACAGAACATGTCCTGTACCTTATGCAAAAGTGGAGTATAAGAGAGCTTCTAATGATAGTTTGAACAGTGTGAGTAGCAGTGATGGGTATGGCAAAAGAGGACAAATGAAACCTATTGAATCTTACTCAGAAGATGAAGAAAGTAAATTTTGCAGTTATGGGCAGTATCCCGCAGACTTAGCCCATAAAATTCACAGTGCAAATCATATGGATGACAATGATGGAGAACTAGATACTCCAATAAATTATAGTCTGAAATACTCTGATGAACAGCTGAATTCCGGAAGGCAGAGCCCATCACAGAATGAAAGATGGGCAAGACCCAAACATATAATAGAGGAAGAAATCAAGCAGAGCGAGCAAAGGCAGTCTAGAAGTCAAAGTGGAGCATATCCAGTATATACCGAGGGTGGTGACAATAAACATTTGAGCTACCCGTCAGCTTTTGGGCAGCCCGAGTGTGTGTCTCCTTTCAGATCAAGAGATTCCAGCACTTCAGAACAAAACAGAACAGGCTGCAGTCACGGAATAAATCAAAAAGTGAACCAGTCTTTACGTCAAGTTGATGATTATGAAGATGATAAGCCAACTAATTATAGTGAGCGTTACTCTGAGGAGGAGGAGCATGAAGAAGAAGATCATCCAACCAATTATAGCATAAAATACAATGAAGAGGAGGACCATGTAGATCAGCCTATTGATTACAGTCTCAAATATTCCACTGATGTTCCTTCTTCTACACAAAAgccatctttttctttttcaaaaagtcCATCTGTACAGAGTTCTAAAACTGATCACATTTCATCAAGCAGTGGAAATACATCAACCTCTGCTGGCTCAAAAAGACATCATCAGCTCCATCCAAATTCTGCTCAGGGAAGAACAGGTCATGCTCAGAAGCCTACATCCAGCAAAGCACCCTCTATCAACCAAGAAACAATACAAACCTATTGTGTTGAAGATACGCCAATATGCTTTTCAAGATGCAGTTCTTTGTCATCGTTGTCATCAGCTGAAGATGAAACAGGACGCGATCAAGCCACACGTGTTGCAGATACTGACAGTTCTTTAAAGATAGGGAGAATTAAAGAAAATAGTGGTAATCTGTCCGCAGCAGGTACAGTAATTGAAACTTCATCAGCCACTCAGCACATTAGAACAAAATCTAATAGACTTCAGGCTTCTAGTCTATCTCCTTCTGACTCAGCAAGACATAAAACGGTTGAGTTTTCTTCAGGTGCCAAATCTCCTTCAAAAAGTGGTGCTCAGACTCCCAAGAGCCCACCTGAACATTATGTGCAGGAGACGCCACTCATGTTTAGCAGGTGTACCTCTGTAAGTTCTTTGGACAGTTTTGAGAGCCGTTCAATTGCTAGTTCAGTTCAGAGTGAGCCTTGCAGTGGGATGGTAAGTGGTATTATAAGTCCAAGTGACCTTCCAGATAGCCCTGGACAAACAATGCCACCAAGCAGAAGTAAAACCCCACCACCTCCACCAGTGACACAAGTAAAGCGAGATGCAGCCAAACCTAAAGTATCCAGTACTGAAAAAAGAGAATCTGGGCCAAGGCAAGCAGCTGTAAATACAGCTGTTCAAAGAGTGCAGGTATTGCAAGATGCAGACACATTGTTACATTTTGCTACTGAAAGTACACCAGATGGGTTTTCTTGTTCATCAAGCCTAAGTGCTTTGAGCCTCGATGAACCATTTATTCAGAAAGATGTAGAGTTGAGAATAATGCCTCCTGTTCATGAAAATGACCATGGAAATGAAGCAGAACTTGAACAATCAAATGACACAAAGGACAAACAAGAAAAGAATATAGAAAAACCCACAGAAACTGAAAAAGATATATTGGATGATTCTGATGAAGATGATATTGAAATATTGGAGGAATGTATTATTTCTGCTATGCCAACAAAGTCTTCGCGTAAAGCCAAAAAGCCAACACAAACAACTGCTTCAAAGATACCTCCACCTGTAGCCAGGAAACCAAGCCAGCTTCCTGTATACAAACTTCTCCCTTCTCAAAACAGGTTGCATTCTCAAAAGCATGTTAGTTTTACACCTGGAGATGATATGCCACGAGTGTATTGTGTTGAGGGCACCCCAATAAATTTTTCAACAGCAACATCTCTGAGTGATCTCACTATAGAATCACCACCAAATGAATTAACTGGTGCAGAGACATCTGGAACAGGGGTGGAATCAGCTGAATTTGAAAAGAGAGATACCATTCCAACAGAAGGCCGAGATACTGATGATGCTTACAGAGGGAAAAATTCAACTGGGACtactgttggactggatgatgacAAGGCAGAAGAAGGTGATGATATCCTCGCAGAATGTATTAATTCTGCTATGCCAAAAGGGAAGAGTCACAAGCCTTTCAGAGTAAAAAAGATAATGGATCAGATCCAGCAAGCATCTCCACCATCTTCAGTAAGTAATAAGAATCAATTGGAAGTTGAGAAAAAGAAACCAACATCACCAGTAAAACCAATGCCCCAAAGTAATGAATACAGAGCCCGTTTACGAAAAAACACAGAgccaaaaaacaattttaatagtGAGAGGACTTATACAGATAACAAAGATACAAAGAAACAGAATCTTAAGAATAACTCAAGAGATTTTAATGATAAACCTCCAAACAATGAAGAACGTACAAGAGGAAGCTTTGCATTTGATTCTCCCCACCATTACACTCCAATTGAGGGAACTCCATATTGTTTTTCACGAAATGACTCCCTGAGTTCTCTAGATTTTGATGATGACGTGGATCTTtcaagggaaaaggcagaactgagaaagggaaaagaaagtgaAATTAAATCCAATTCCAATACAGAACAAATTTCAAATCATCAGTCAACAAGTAGAATACAGACTTGTCAAAAACATTCTCCAGCAGTGAGAAATCAACCCAAGAGTCTTATTCAAAAGCAAACCTCTTTTTCTCAATCATCCAAAGATATAGTAGATAGAATTGCAGCTACTGATGAGAAAATGCAAAATTTCGCAATAGAAAATACTCCAGTTTGTTTTTCTCGTAATTCTTCTCTGAGCTCTCTGAGTGATATTGaccaagaaaacaacaacaataaagaaagTGAACCTGTAGAACAAATGGAACCATCTGATGCGCAAATAGAATCAAATCGACCACAAGTTTCTGGCTATGCTCCTAAGTCATTTCATGTTGAAGATACTCCTGTATGTTTTTCAAGAAATAGTTCCCTTAGTTCTCTTAGTATTGACTCAGAAGATGATCTTTTGCAAGAATGCATCAGTTCTGCCATGCCTAAAAAGAAAAAGCCTTCAAGAGCAAAAGGGGACAGTGAAAAAAATAGTGGCAGAAACATGGGGGGCATTTTGGCAGAAGACTTGACACTAGATTTGAAAGATATACAAAGGCCTGATTCAGAGCATGGTTTCTCACCAGATTCAGAGAACTTTGACTGGAAGGCTATTCAGGAAGGTGCTAATTCAATAGTCAGCAGTTTACATCAAGCTGCTGCTGCAGCATCATTATCTAGGCAAGCTTCATCAGACTCAGATTCAATCCTTTCATTAAAATCTGGAATTTCCTTAGGCTCACCTTTCCATCTCACACCAGACCAAGAAGATAAACCCTTTACTAGTAATAAAGGTCCAAGAATAATTAAACCTGGAGAGAAGAGTACATTAGAAACTAAGAAAGTAGAACCTGAAAATAAAGGCATcaaagggggaaagaaaatgtataaaagtTTGATTACAGGCAAAGCTCGGTCTAATTCAGAACTTACAAGTCACCTGAAGCAACCATTGCAAACAAATATGCCTTCTATTTCCCGAGGCAGGACAATGATTCATATTCCTGGAGTTCGAAATAGTTCGTCAAGTACAAGTCCGGTTTCTAAAAAGGGACCACAGCTAAAGAGTATGGCTTCCAAATGTCCCAATGAAACCCAGAGTTCTACTAGCTCTCCAAGAGTAAGCAAACCATCTATGAAATCAGAGCCAAGCCCAATATCTAGACAGCCATCCCAACCAGGTGGATCAAGTAAAGGAACTTCAAGATCTGGATCTAGAGATTCTACACCTTCTAgaccacaacaacaaccattAACTAGACCTCTGCAGTCACCTGGTCGGAATTCAATTTCACCAGGCAGAAATGGCATTAGTCCCCCTAATAAACTTTCCCAGCTACCAAGGACATCATCTCCAAGTACAGCTTCTACGAAGTCCTCAGGTTCAGGAAGAATGGCATACACATCACCTGGCAGGCAATTGAGCCAGCAGTCTATAGCAAAGCAGACAGGACTGCCTAAAAGTACCAGTGGTATTCCTAGAAGTGAATCTGCCTCAAAGGGATTAAACCAAATGTCTGGTATCAGTGGATCAAGCAAAAAGTCTGATGTATCTAGAATGTCTTCAGCAAAGTCAAGTGGGAGTGAATCTGACAGATCAGAAAGACCTGCTTTAGTACGTCAGTCAACTTTCATTAAAGAAACTCCAAGCCCCACTCTAAGAAGGAAATTAGAAGAGTCTGCTTCATTTGAATCTTTGTCTCCTTCTAGACCAGACTCTCCCACCCAGTCCCAAACACAGACCCCAATTTTAAGTCCATCGCTTCCTGACATGTCCTTATCTACTCATTCAGCCATTCAAACGAGTGGCTGGCGAAAGTTACCTCCTAGCCTGAGTCCTTCTTTAGAATACAGCGATGGGAGGCCAACAAAACGACATGATATAACTCGATCTCAttctgagagcccttccagactGCCAATTAATAGATCAGGGACATGGAAACGAGAGCACAGCAAACATTCCTCATCACTTCCTCGTGTGAGCACTTGGCGACGGACAGGAAGCTCCTCCTCAATTCTTTCAGCTTCTTCAGAATCCAGTGAAAAGGCAAAAAGTGAAGATGAAAAGCAGTATGTAAGTTCTTTTTCGGGACTCAAACAAGCTAAAGAAACGCAAGCACCTACAAAAGGTACTTGGAGAAagataaaagaaaatgaaattccTCAGATAATGACAAGTCCTCCCCAGAATAGTTCATCAGGTGCTGCTAATGGTGCTGATTCCAAAACTTTAATTTATCAGATGGCACCTGCAGTCTCTAAGACAGAGGATGTGTGGGTTAGGATTGAAGACTGCCCTATAAATAACCCTAGATCTGGAAAATCTCCCACAGGAAAGACTCCCCCCGTTATTGACAGTGTTTTAGAGAAAGGGAATGTAAATAGTAAAGATTCTAAAGATCTTCATGGAAAACAAAATGCTGCAGGGAATGGAAATGTCCCGGTTCGTACCATGGGTTTAGAACGTTTGAATTCATTTATTCAAGTAGATAGTCCGGACAAGCAAGGAACTGAAACAAAACCTGTGCTGACCAACCCTGTCCCTCCCCCAGAGACTACTGAAAGTACTGTTACTGAACGCACCCCCTTTAGTTCCAGCAACTCCAGCAAACATAGTTCACCCAGCGGTGCAGTTGCAGCCAGAGTGACCCCTTTCAACTATAATCCAAGCCCCAGGAAAAGTAGTGTGGATAATAGTTCTGTCCGGCCATCGCAGATACCAACACCCGTAAACACCAGTACAaaaaaaagagattcaaagacTGAAAATGCAGATTCAAATGGTGCTCAGAGTCCCAAGCGCCATTCTGGATCCTATCTGGTGACATCTGTTTAA